A single window of Flavobacterium aestivum DNA harbors:
- a CDS encoding sulfite exporter TauE/SafE family protein, with protein MEYIIICLAALIGSGLTLFSGFGLGTLLVPVFGLFFPIEIAIILTAIVHFLNNLFKLILLGKNANLNIVLRFGIPAILFAFLGAYLLSLLNDMQTILEYKIGNSTFEIMPIKLIIGIVLLFFSLFEITPSLSKLQFDQKYLPLGGMLSGFFGGLSGNQGALRAAFLIRANLSPQSYIATGVIIACLIDISRLFIYSKEIIIHHNQFDYLLLTSATLSAFIGAFVGNKLLKKVTIKNLQTLVAIMLILFALLLILGVI; from the coding sequence ATGGAATATATAATAATTTGCCTAGCTGCCTTGATCGGTTCTGGATTGACATTATTCTCAGGATTTGGCTTGGGCACACTCCTTGTACCCGTGTTTGGATTATTCTTTCCCATAGAAATAGCAATAATACTCACAGCAATTGTTCACTTTCTCAACAACCTTTTCAAATTGATTCTGTTAGGCAAAAATGCTAATCTAAATATCGTATTGCGTTTCGGGATTCCCGCCATTCTATTTGCATTTCTTGGTGCTTACCTCCTATCATTATTAAACGATATGCAGACAATACTGGAATATAAAATAGGAAACAGTACTTTCGAGATTATGCCTATAAAATTGATTATTGGTATCGTATTGCTGTTTTTTTCCCTTTTCGAAATAACTCCAAGTTTAAGCAAATTACAGTTTGATCAAAAATATTTGCCTCTTGGCGGAATGTTAAGTGGCTTTTTTGGAGGACTTTCCGGAAATCAGGGTGCATTGAGAGCCGCATTTTTGATTCGAGCAAATCTTTCTCCACAATCGTATATTGCCACAGGAGTTATAATTGCCTGTCTAATTGATATTTCCAGACTTTTTATTTACTCAAAGGAAATAATAATTCACCATAACCAATTTGATTATCTCTTGCTGACTTCAGCAACATTATCTGCTTTTATAGGAGCATTTGTTGGCAATAAATTACTTAAAAAAGTAACTATCAAAAACCTTCAAACCTTAGTAGCTATAATGCTAATTCTTTTTGCTTTGCTCCTAATTCTCGGCGTCATTTAA
- a CDS encoding adenosine deaminase, with protein MKIFFTFLSYILFQVGYSQSADQYFEKIRNNEAELTAFFAQMPKGGDLHHHYSGSIYSEPLLAHAIAEDYYLNTQTMTVSKEKQTAGDWVLFSTLKNNGELDAYKQKIMQKWSVKDYNNVDYPSDKLFFESFMKFEPAIKNNFEAGLLELKNRAIKENVSYIETQLSTIPCAIETNDLAKYNTRLRQMAASKNEKAVMQSLDSLYGVFIQKEAKKYANDFNSNFVAKMHKDLKMDDKQFTMRYQNYVLRFMEPVDLFKNLVVAFISADNSPLMAGVNIVSPEDGETSMKDYWLHMVMFKYCHSRFPKVKYTLHAGELTLGLVQPEELTWHINAAVYTAGANRIGHGVDMAYEEKSYDLMRYMAKNNIPVEINLASNEFILKIKENRHPITLYKEFGVPIVISTDDAGILRTNMTEQYVLLAKRYKTISYTDIKQFVYNSIDYSFIQDAKVKKQLVQDLDNRFKTFEANFPMK; from the coding sequence ATGAAGATATTTTTCACATTCCTTTCCTACATTTTATTCCAAGTAGGATATTCCCAATCAGCTGATCAGTATTTTGAAAAAATTAGAAATAACGAAGCTGAACTAACCGCTTTTTTTGCTCAAATGCCCAAAGGAGGTGATTTACACCACCACTATTCCGGTTCTATTTATTCCGAACCTTTATTAGCTCACGCCATTGCCGAAGATTACTACCTCAACACTCAAACCATGACAGTTAGTAAAGAAAAACAAACTGCTGGTGACTGGGTATTATTTTCGACCTTGAAAAACAACGGAGAATTAGACGCTTACAAACAAAAAATAATGCAAAAATGGTCTGTCAAAGACTATAACAATGTCGATTACCCATCGGATAAATTGTTTTTTGAATCTTTTATGAAGTTTGAACCCGCCATAAAAAACAACTTTGAAGCTGGTTTATTGGAGTTAAAAAATAGAGCCATTAAGGAAAATGTAAGTTATATTGAAACACAACTATCTACAATTCCTTGTGCGATAGAAACAAATGACTTAGCCAAATACAATACCCGATTGAGACAAATGGCGGCAAGTAAAAACGAAAAAGCCGTTATGCAATCTTTGGACTCTTTGTATGGGGTTTTCATTCAAAAAGAAGCAAAAAAATACGCCAATGATTTTAACTCCAACTTTGTTGCCAAAATGCACAAAGACCTTAAAATGGATGATAAACAATTCACGATGCGTTACCAGAATTATGTTTTGCGCTTCATGGAACCAGTAGATTTATTCAAGAATCTGGTAGTCGCTTTTATATCGGCTGATAACAGTCCGCTAATGGCAGGAGTGAATATCGTTTCTCCCGAAGATGGTGAAACCTCCATGAAAGATTATTGGTTACACATGGTTATGTTCAAATATTGCCATAGCCGTTTTCCAAAAGTAAAATACACTTTGCATGCCGGTGAACTTACACTGGGATTGGTTCAACCAGAAGAGTTGACCTGGCATATCAACGCAGCCGTTTATACCGCTGGTGCCAATAGAATTGGTCATGGAGTTGATATGGCTTACGAAGAAAAAAGCTATGATTTGATGCGATATATGGCTAAGAATAACATTCCGGTCGAAATAAATCTTGCCAGTAATGAGTTTATTTTAAAAATAAAAGAAAACCGTCATCCTATTACGTTATACAAAGAATTTGGAGTACCAATTGTCATTAGTACAGATGATGCCGGAATATTACGAACGAACATGACAGAACAGTACGTTCTATTGGCCAAAAGATATAAAACCATTTCATATACAGATATCAAACAATTCGTTTATAACAGTATCGATTATAGTTTTATCCAAGATGCTAAGGTCAAAAAACAATTAGTCCAAGATTTAGACAACCGATTCAAAACTTTCGAAGCTAATTTCCCAATGAAATAA
- a CDS encoding CHAP domain-containing protein encodes MKIKRSYYIIIICIAFCFSGIWAFKKFNFNTAYTIGQPLDSLNGVKVYYNGGVDNVSERTLTKDNYNLGLKYQCVEFVKRYYYERFHHKMPDSYGHAKDFYDDELSDGAKNQKRDLIQYHNPSKSKPKVEDLIVLSGTIFNRFGHVAIISKVTDNEIEIIQQNPGPFGKSRETYLLKKEIGNWKIDNDRILGWLRK; translated from the coding sequence ATGAAAATTAAACGATCTTATTACATTATAATAATATGCATTGCTTTCTGTTTTTCTGGCATTTGGGCTTTCAAAAAATTCAACTTTAATACAGCTTATACTATCGGTCAGCCTCTCGATAGTCTAAACGGGGTCAAGGTATATTATAATGGCGGTGTCGACAATGTTTCTGAGCGTACGCTTACAAAAGACAATTACAACCTTGGGCTTAAATATCAATGTGTCGAATTTGTAAAACGCTATTATTATGAGCGTTTCCATCACAAGATGCCTGATAGTTATGGGCATGCAAAAGACTTTTACGATGATGAACTTTCAGATGGCGCAAAAAATCAAAAACGAGATTTAATTCAATACCATAATCCAAGTAAATCAAAACCCAAAGTTGAAGATCTAATCGTATTATCAGGAACCATTTTTAATAGATTCGGGCACGTAGCCATTATATCAAAAGTAACAGATAATGAAATAGAAATCATTCAGCAAAATCCAGGTCCATTTGGCAAATCCAGAGAAACCTATTTACTTAAAAAGGAAATTGGAAATTGGAAAATTGATAATGATCGAATCCTAGGATGGTTAAGAAAATAA
- a CDS encoding RluA family pseudouridine synthase, translating to MNNNSEPLELDEELFEHFRFEVPKGQASLRIDKYLMSLIQNATRNKIQNAATGGNIFVNDVPVKSNYKVKAFDVVQVMLSHPPFENRVDPEDIPLDIVYEDDALLLINKPAGLVVHPGHGNYTGTLVNALAFHFESLPMNSSERPGLVHRIDKDTSGLLVIAKTEAAMTHLAKQFEAKTSEREYIALVWGNVAQDEGTIEGNLARHLKDRMQMAVFADPEIGKPAITHYKVLERFGYVTLISCRLETGRTHQIRAHMKHIGHPLFNDERYGGHLILKGTTFTKYKQFIENCFKALPRQALHAKTLGFVHPTTGEMMRFDTELPQDFQDCIEKWRGYSKSHHAEED from the coding sequence ATGAACAATAATAGTGAACCATTAGAATTAGACGAAGAATTATTTGAACATTTTAGATTTGAAGTTCCTAAAGGACAGGCTTCTTTACGAATTGACAAATATTTAATGAGTCTGATTCAAAACGCCACAAGAAATAAAATACAGAACGCTGCTACGGGAGGGAATATTTTTGTGAATGATGTGCCCGTAAAATCAAATTACAAAGTTAAAGCTTTTGATGTGGTGCAAGTGATGTTGTCGCATCCGCCTTTTGAAAATAGAGTAGACCCAGAGGATATTCCGCTGGATATAGTATATGAGGATGATGCTCTTTTGCTCATCAACAAGCCTGCTGGATTAGTGGTACATCCCGGTCATGGGAATTATACTGGGACTTTGGTGAATGCATTGGCATTTCATTTTGAGAGTTTGCCTATGAACAGTAGCGAACGTCCAGGTTTGGTACATAGGATTGATAAAGATACTTCAGGCTTATTGGTTATTGCCAAAACCGAGGCTGCTATGACCCATTTAGCCAAACAATTTGAAGCAAAAACATCTGAAAGAGAATATATTGCTTTAGTTTGGGGGAATGTTGCACAAGATGAAGGAACTATTGAAGGGAACTTAGCCAGACACTTAAAAGATCGTATGCAAATGGCTGTTTTTGCAGATCCAGAAATAGGGAAACCAGCAATTACACATTATAAAGTTCTGGAGCGTTTTGGATATGTAACTTTGATTTCATGCCGATTGGAAACAGGAAGAACCCACCAGATTCGTGCCCACATGAAGCATATTGGTCATCCGCTTTTTAATGATGAGCGTTATGGTGGTCACTTGATTTTGAAAGGAACAACCTTTACCAAATACAAACAGTTTATCGAGAACTGTTTCAAAGCTTTGCCACGTCAGGCGCTGCATGCTAAAACACTAGGTTTTGTTCATCCTACTACTGGAGAAATGATGCGTTTTGATACTGAATTGCCTCAGGATTTTCAGGATTGTATCGAGAAATGGAGAGGATATTCTAAATCTCATCATGCTGAAGAAGACTAG
- a CDS encoding PASTA domain-containing protein: MSLKKYLTSRVFFGQVALALVIIAVLGYLFMHWLTFTTDHGHEIAVPDLRKLTEEQVEEKLDELDLDYELLDSVDFRGDYPKFSVVEQDPMPGTKVKVGRKVYIKINSSGFSSVRIPDLIDKTYREAVPTLKALGLEEGTITYVPNLGKDMVLEMRYKGRNLKVGDRVLKASKIDLVLGDGKESYQEEEEVVDSTAAPAQETPTNEQ; the protein is encoded by the coding sequence ATGAGCTTAAAAAAATATCTTACGAGTCGTGTATTTTTTGGACAAGTAGCCCTTGCGCTTGTTATTATTGCAGTTTTAGGTTATTTATTCATGCATTGGTTGACATTTACGACAGACCATGGACATGAAATTGCTGTTCCTGATTTGAGAAAATTGACTGAGGAGCAAGTAGAAGAAAAGTTGGATGAATTGGATTTGGATTACGAGCTTTTGGATAGTGTGGATTTTAGAGGAGATTATCCAAAATTTAGTGTTGTAGAACAAGATCCTATGCCTGGAACAAAGGTAAAAGTAGGTAGAAAAGTATATATTAAGATAAATTCATCTGGATTTTCGTCTGTGCGAATTCCGGATTTAATTGATAAAACATATCGTGAGGCAGTGCCAACGCTTAAGGCTTTGGGACTAGAAGAAGGAACGATTACGTATGTTCCTAATTTAGGAAAAGACATGGTCTTGGAAATGCGTTATAAAGGAAGAAATTTAAAAGTAGGAGACAGAGTCCTAAAAGCATCCAAAATTGATTTGGTTTTAGGTGATGGAAAAGAGAGTTATCAGGAAGAAGAAGAAGTAGTGGACAGTACAGCTGCCCCTGCACAAGAAACACCAACAAATGAACAATAA